From a region of the Enterobacter sp. JBIWA008 genome:
- the atpD gene encoding F0F1 ATP synthase subunit beta has protein sequence MATGKIVQVIGAVVDVEFPQDAVPRVYDALEVQNGNESLVLEVQQQLGGGIVRTIAMGSSDGLRRGLEVKDLEHPIEVPVGKATLGRIMNVLGQPIDMKGDIGEEERWAIHRAAPSYEELSSSQELLETGIKVIDLMCPFAKGGKVGLFGGAGVGKTVNMMELIRNIAIEHSGYSVFAGVGERTREGNDFYHEMTDSNVLDKVSLVYGQMNEPPGNRLRVALTGLTMAEKFRDEGRDVLLFVDNIYRYTLAGTEVSALLGRMPSAVGYQPTLAEEMGVLQERITSTKTGSITSVQAVYVPADDLTDPSPATTFAHLDATVVLSRQIASLGIYPAVDPLDSTSRQLDPLVVGQEHYDTARGVQSLLQRYQELKDIIAILGMDELSEEDKLVVARARKIQRFLSQPFFVAEVFTGSPGKYVSLKDTIRGFKGIMEGEYDHLPEQAFYMVGSIDEAVEKAKKL, from the coding sequence ATGGCTACTGGAAAGATTGTCCAGGTAATCGGCGCCGTGGTGGACGTCGAGTTCCCTCAGGACGCCGTACCACGCGTGTACGACGCGCTTGAGGTACAGAATGGTAACGAGAGCCTGGTGCTGGAAGTTCAGCAGCAGCTCGGCGGCGGTATCGTGCGTACCATCGCGATGGGTTCTTCCGACGGTCTGCGTCGTGGTCTGGAAGTAAAAGACCTTGAGCACCCGATCGAAGTCCCAGTAGGTAAAGCAACACTGGGTCGTATCATGAACGTATTGGGTCAGCCAATCGACATGAAAGGCGACATCGGTGAAGAAGAGCGTTGGGCTATCCACCGCGCGGCACCTTCCTACGAAGAGCTGTCCAGCTCTCAGGAACTGCTGGAAACCGGTATCAAAGTTATCGACCTGATGTGTCCGTTCGCGAAGGGCGGTAAAGTCGGTCTGTTCGGTGGTGCGGGTGTAGGTAAAACTGTAAACATGATGGAGCTGATCCGTAACATCGCGATCGAGCACTCCGGTTACTCAGTGTTTGCGGGCGTAGGTGAACGTACTCGTGAGGGTAACGACTTCTACCACGAAATGACCGACTCCAACGTTCTGGACAAAGTATCCCTGGTTTACGGCCAGATGAACGAGCCACCAGGAAACCGTCTGCGCGTTGCGCTGACCGGTCTGACTATGGCTGAGAAGTTCCGTGACGAAGGCCGTGACGTTCTGCTGTTCGTTGATAACATCTACCGTTACACCCTGGCCGGTACGGAAGTATCTGCACTGCTGGGTCGTATGCCTTCAGCGGTAGGTTATCAGCCTACGCTGGCGGAAGAGATGGGTGTTCTTCAGGAACGTATTACCTCTACCAAAACCGGTTCTATCACCTCCGTTCAGGCGGTATACGTACCTGCGGATGACTTGACTGACCCATCTCCAGCAACCACCTTTGCTCACTTAGATGCAACCGTGGTACTGAGCCGTCAGATCGCGTCTCTGGGTATCTACCCGGCCGTTGACCCGCTGGACTCCACCAGCCGTCAGCTGGATCCACTGGTTGTTGGTCAGGAACACTACGACACTGCGCGTGGCGTACAGTCCCTGCTGCAGCGTTATCAGGAACTGAAAGACATCATCGCCATCCTGGGTATGGATGAACTGTCTGAAGAAGACAAACTGGTGGTAGCACGTGCGCGTAAGATCCAGCGCTTCCTGTCCCAGCCGTTCTTCGTTGCGGAAGTATTCACCGGTTCTCCAGGTAAATACGTTTCCCTGAAAGACACCATCCGTGGCTTTAAAGGCATCATGGAAGGCGAATACGATCACCTGCCGGAGCAGGCGTTCTACATGGTTGGTTCCATCGACGAAGCCGTGGAAAAAGCCAAAAAACTTTAA
- a CDS encoding F0F1 ATP synthase subunit epsilon has translation MAMTYHLDVVSAEQQMFSGLVEKIQVTGSEGELGIFPGHAPLLTAIKPGMIRIVKQFGHEEFIYLSGGILEVQPGSVTVLADTAIRGQDLDEARALESKRKAEEHISSSHGDVDYAQASAELAKAIAKLRVIELTKKAM, from the coding sequence ATGGCAATGACTTACCACCTGGACGTCGTCAGCGCAGAGCAACAAATGTTCTCTGGTCTGGTCGAGAAAATCCAGGTAACGGGTAGTGAAGGTGAACTGGGTATTTTCCCGGGTCACGCACCGCTGCTCACCGCCATTAAGCCTGGTATGATCCGCATCGTTAAACAGTTCGGTCACGAAGAGTTTATCTATCTGTCCGGCGGCATTCTTGAAGTGCAGCCTGGCAGTGTGACCGTTCTGGCCGATACCGCTATCCGTGGACAGGATCTCGACGAAGCGCGAGCCCTGGAATCGAAGCGTAAGGCTGAAGAGCACATTAGCAGCTCTCATGGTGACGTGGATTACGCTCAGGCGTCTGCGGAGCTGGCCAAAGCGATCGCGAAACTGCGCGTTATCGAGTTGACCAAAAAAGCGATGTAA
- the glmU gene encoding bifunctional UDP-N-acetylglucosamine diphosphorylase/glucosamine-1-phosphate N-acetyltransferase GlmU, with the protein MSNSAMSVVILAAGKGTRMYSDLPKVLHTLAGKPMVQHVIDAANELGASQVHLVYGHGGDLLKKTLSDDKLNWVLQAEQLGTGHAMQQAAPFFADDEDILMLYGDVPLISVETLTRLREAKPQGGIGLLTVVLDDPSGYGRITRENGNVTGIVEHKDASDEQRQIQEINTGILIANGADMKRWLSKLNNNNAQGEFYITDIIAMAYHEGREIAAVHPERISETDGVNNRLQLSRLERIYQSEQAEKLLLAGVMLRDPARFDLRGSLSHGRDVEIDTNVILEGHVTLGNRVKIGAGCVIKNSVIGDDCEISPYSVVEDARLDAACTIGPFARLRPGAELLEGAHVGNFVEMKKARLGKGSKAGHLTYLGDAEIGNNVNIGAGTITCNYDGANKFKTIIGDDVFVGSDTQLVAPVTVGNGVTIAAGTTVTRDVAENELVLSRVPQVSKQGWKRPVKKK; encoded by the coding sequence ATGTCAAACAGTGCGATGAGCGTGGTGATCCTTGCCGCTGGCAAAGGGACCCGCATGTATTCCGATCTGCCTAAGGTGCTCCACACGCTTGCAGGAAAGCCAATGGTGCAGCATGTCATTGATGCAGCGAATGAACTGGGTGCCAGTCAGGTCCACCTGGTCTACGGCCACGGCGGCGATCTGCTTAAAAAGACGCTGAGCGATGACAAGCTCAACTGGGTGCTTCAGGCCGAACAGTTGGGTACTGGCCATGCGATGCAGCAGGCAGCGCCATTCTTTGCGGATGACGAAGACATTTTGATGCTCTACGGCGATGTCCCGCTGATCTCCGTTGAAACACTGACTCGCCTGCGTGAAGCCAAACCGCAGGGCGGCATCGGTTTGTTGACCGTCGTGCTGGACGATCCAAGCGGTTATGGCCGCATCACCCGTGAAAACGGCAACGTCACGGGTATTGTTGAGCATAAAGATGCCAGCGATGAACAGCGCCAGATTCAGGAGATCAACACCGGTATCCTGATTGCCAATGGTGCGGACATGAAGCGCTGGCTGTCCAAACTCAACAACAACAACGCGCAGGGTGAATTCTACATCACCGACATCATTGCGATGGCGTACCACGAAGGGCGTGAAATTGCCGCCGTTCATCCGGAGCGCATTAGCGAAACGGACGGTGTGAACAACCGCCTGCAGCTTTCCCGCCTGGAGCGTATTTATCAGTCCGAACAGGCTGAAAAACTGCTGCTGGCGGGCGTGATGCTGCGCGATCCGGCGCGTTTCGATCTGCGTGGTTCGTTATCTCACGGTCGTGACGTTGAAATTGATACGAACGTTATCCTCGAAGGTCACGTGACGCTGGGCAATCGCGTCAAAATTGGCGCCGGCTGCGTGATTAAAAACAGCGTCATTGGTGACGACTGCGAAATCAGCCCGTACAGCGTGGTGGAAGATGCCCGTCTGGATGCGGCGTGTACCATAGGCCCATTTGCGCGTCTGCGCCCGGGCGCTGAGCTGCTGGAAGGCGCTCACGTGGGTAACTTCGTGGAAATGAAAAAAGCGCGTCTGGGTAAAGGCTCGAAAGCCGGTCATCTGACCTATCTGGGCGACGCGGAAATTGGCAATAACGTGAATATTGGTGCAGGGACGATTACCTGTAACTATGACGGCGCGAATAAATTTAAAACGATCATCGGTGATGATGTGTTCGTTGGCTCCGATACGCAGCTGGTGGCGCCTGTTACCGTGGGTAACGGGGTGACCATTGCCGCCGGAACAACCGTTACGCGCGATGTGGCCGAGAACGAGCTGGTGTTAAGCCGCGTTCCGCAGGTCAGCAAGCAGGGCTGGAAACGCCCGGTGAAGAAAAAGTAA
- the glmS gene encoding glutamine--fructose-6-phosphate transaminase (isomerizing) produces the protein MCGIVGAVAQRDIAEILLEGLRRLEYRGYDSAGLAVVDAEGHMTRLRRLGKVQMLAQAAEEHPLHGGTGIAHTRWATHGEPSEGNAHPHVSEHIVVVHNGIIENHEPLREELKARGYNFVSETDTEVIAHLVHWELEQGGTLRDAVLRAIPQLRGAYGTVIMDSRDPSTLLAARSGSPMVIGLGMGENFIASDQLALLPVTRRFIFLEEGDIAEVTRRSVTVFDTKGEQVKRQEIESNLQYDAGDKGAYRHYMQKEIYEQPNAIKNTLTGRISHGEVDLSELGANANELLSKVEHIQIVACGTSYNSGMVSRYWFESLAGVPCDVEIASEFRYRKSAVRRNSLMITLSQSGETADTLAALRLSKELGYLGSLAICNVPGSSLVRESDLALMTKAGTEIGVASTKAFTTQLTVLLMLVAKLARLKGEDASVEHDIVHGLQALPSRIEQMLSQDKRIEALAEDFSDKHHALFLGRGDQYPIALEGALKLKEISYIHAEAYAAGELKHGPLALIDADMPVIVVAPNNELLEKLKSNIEEVRARGGVLYVFADKDAGFVSNDNMHIIEMPHVEEVIAPIFYTVPLQLLAYHVALIKGTDVDQPRNLAKSVTVE, from the coding sequence ATGTGTGGAATTGTTGGCGCAGTTGCGCAGCGTGATATTGCTGAAATCCTTCTCGAAGGTTTACGTCGTCTGGAATACCGTGGCTACGACTCTGCCGGTCTGGCCGTTGTCGATGCAGAAGGTCATATGACCCGTCTGCGTCGTCTCGGTAAAGTGCAGATGCTGGCCCAGGCCGCGGAAGAACATCCGCTGCACGGTGGTACCGGTATTGCGCACACCCGCTGGGCGACGCACGGCGAGCCGTCTGAAGGTAACGCGCACCCGCATGTGTCTGAACACATCGTGGTGGTGCACAACGGCATTATCGAAAACCACGAACCGCTGCGCGAAGAACTGAAAGCGCGCGGCTACAACTTCGTCTCTGAAACTGACACCGAAGTGATTGCTCACCTGGTGCACTGGGAGCTGGAGCAGGGCGGCACGCTGCGTGATGCGGTGCTGCGTGCTATCCCTCAGCTGCGCGGTGCATACGGTACGGTGATCATGGACTCCCGCGACCCGTCAACGCTGCTGGCAGCGCGTTCCGGTAGCCCGATGGTTATCGGTCTGGGTATGGGTGAAAACTTTATCGCCTCCGATCAGCTTGCGCTCCTGCCGGTTACCCGTCGCTTTATCTTCCTTGAAGAGGGTGATATCGCGGAAGTGACCCGTCGCAGCGTGACCGTATTCGATACCAAAGGCGAGCAGGTGAAGCGCCAGGAGATCGAATCTAACCTGCAGTACGACGCGGGCGACAAAGGCGCTTACCGTCACTACATGCAGAAAGAGATTTACGAGCAGCCAAACGCCATCAAAAACACCCTGACCGGGCGCATCAGCCATGGTGAAGTGGATCTGAGCGAGTTGGGTGCAAACGCGAACGAACTGCTCAGCAAGGTCGAGCATATTCAGATCGTAGCCTGCGGCACCTCCTACAACTCCGGTATGGTCTCTCGATACTGGTTTGAATCCCTGGCGGGCGTGCCGTGTGATGTGGAAATCGCGTCTGAATTCCGCTATCGCAAATCCGCTGTGCGTCGTAACAGCCTGATGATCACCCTTTCCCAGTCCGGCGAAACGGCGGATACGCTGGCAGCGCTGCGTCTGTCTAAAGAGCTGGGTTACCTGGGCTCTCTGGCCATCTGTAACGTCCCCGGCTCTTCCCTGGTGCGTGAGTCCGATCTGGCCCTGATGACCAAGGCTGGCACCGAAATCGGCGTGGCCTCCACCAAAGCGTTTACCACTCAATTGACCGTTTTGCTGATGCTGGTGGCGAAGCTGGCGCGTCTGAAAGGCGAAGATGCGTCCGTTGAGCATGACATCGTTCATGGTCTGCAGGCGCTGCCAAGCCGTATTGAGCAGATGCTGTCTCAGGACAAACGCATTGAAGCGCTGGCGGAAGATTTCTCTGACAAACATCACGCCCTGTTCCTGGGTCGTGGCGATCAGTATCCGATTGCGCTGGAAGGCGCGCTGAAGCTGAAAGAGATCTCCTACATTCACGCTGAAGCCTATGCGGCTGGCGAGCTAAAACACGGCCCGCTGGCGCTGATTGACGCGGATATGCCGGTCATCGTTGTGGCACCTAACAACGAACTGCTGGAAAAACTGAAATCTAACATCGAAGAAGTGCGCGCCCGCGGTGGTGTTCTGTACGTCTTCGCCGACAAAGATGCCGGTTTTGTCAGCAACGACAACATGCACATCATCGAGATGCCGCATGTGGAAGAGGTTATCGCACCAATCTTCTACACCGTTCCGCTGCAGCTGCTGGCCTATCACGTTGCGCTGATCAAAGGCACCGACGTTGACCAGCCGCGTAACCTGGCGAAATCGGTTACCGTAGAATAA